A window of Phragmites australis chromosome 2, lpPhrAust1.1, whole genome shotgun sequence genomic DNA:
GGACTTCCTCCGCAGCCGTATCTCCAAGCTCCATGACCAGGTGTGCAAGTCGTACCGCGAGAACCGCGATCGTGAGACTTCGTACCTCCTCCACGAGACAATGGTCCGCCACCGCCCGGGATTTGTTGGCGTCACCGTCGAGGAGCTCTCCAACCTTTGCTGGATGGTAGAGAGGAAGATTAAGATCGTCAAGGAGCGCCTCCAACAGCTTGTCGTCCGGCAGGGAGCCCCCCTggagccgccgctgccgtcggtgCGGTCCTCGTCCCAGCCGCTGTTTCCCCACACCTCCACTGAGATATACACACCAGAGCCAGCAGAGGAGCCCCGTCCCCAGCCCCAGCAGCAGGAATGGCGGCTCATGCACCGGGCTCGAAACGAAGGGGAGCTCGGTGCCGCGGTCTGCAGTACCTTtgcctgcagcagcagcaacacctGTGCCGCTGGCCTCAGTGGCGCCAGCACCAGCGGCGGCTGGGGTGACATGATGCAGTCTTCGAATCTGGCCGGCTCTGGGTTCTCATGGTCATGGAATCCTTTCCATCCAATGGAATAAGGAGTTGGCTGCTTCGATCGCAGCCATGCATGCATAGCCAGCTACCTGCATGGCGATCTGTGTCTGGGTTATCTCTTATATGGTTTTCTTAGCATCTAGTGTTTTGCTAGTCAGGGGTCCTGTCTCAGAATGGCTCGTGTCTTCTGCTCCCTCAGAGTAGCTTAGTTTAAGTTATTCTTCATTTTGCTAGTTTTGTCGTCTCGAACAAAATGGATGCAGTGCGCCACTGCTGTCGTTTGTTCGGGTCAAATGTATCATGCATGCTTGTATCCCTTTCATTTCCATACATCAATAATATTGCTGGATTTGTTATACTGTGGTTGTGTTGCTTGTAATAATAATCTTGTCAAGATCTGAAGCGTGTATGCACTATGAGATGTTTGTATGGCTTCATGGTGTGCGACAAGCATGGCATGATGAGAGAGTTCAACGAAATATAtattacacacatgcatatgGCCTCTGAGAGAGGGGCATGCTTCTGTACCTACAAATTCTTCCATGTTCTAGTATGAGTCCCAGCAGGGGTGGATCCATCAAATTAAGGTCATCAAGCAATGGCTTAGCTCGAATCACACAGTTGATCCACCCCTGTTCTATCATGATTAGTTTGCCGCAATATTATGTGTGAACATGTCATGACAACATTATGGAAAGATAACTGGAGCGGCGTAATTGGGTTATCATTTATTGCGGCAAATTTCTTTTTCAGAAACAATGCTCATAACAGCGTTAAGAGATGTTCGTCCTGTTACTAACCTCCTAACCTGTCTTACGATAGTTCCCTGCTACCCATCTCGAAAAGAGGGAAGCATCCTATCCCCGTTAGAATTGGATATCCAACGTCTTGATACCTTCTAAAGGTATTAGCAGGAAGCTCGTATTGAAATATTTGATCCCCAATAGGTTTGATCTCAACTTTAGCAGTAAGTAATCGAATCGAAACCAATCGAGTTCATCTAGTAGCCCTATTTTCATGTGTTCCCCTCTCCAGAGGATGGTGAATTAATGAGATATAAGAAGAGGAGTATTCTAATTGGATAGCTGGAAAGCCTATTGATTGTAATTTATCCCATACATAGAGGGGAACTTAACTGTAGCATTAAACATAAGTAAATATGAAATCAGGTGGAGTGAGTAGGATTAATTGATGGATGTTTGCTATTTCTTTGCAAGCTCTTTTGTGACAATGAAATAAGAAAGGACAAGCGGTGATTATCTACCCAACACCACTCACCAAGAAAGGATGCACGGTCCAACAGAAACAACAAGTTGGAGGACTGTAGCATGTACCACCAAAAGCCGCACAACTGTGTATGTGCCATATAATATTAACTATGTAACTCTGGTAGCTTAAGTATGCACTATATCAAATATATAAGGTACAAACTGGATGAAAGGTGCGATAGAATGAAGGTAGCATCATGCTTATATAGCTAAGAGAAGCATCATGTTATGCATGTACAATAGTCAGTAAGTGGCATGATATGAAGCAGCACTGGATGTAGCAATTTAATGTGACATGACGGAACACTAGATACATCAATTGATAACAAATGTGGGATGGGATGTTTCACGTTGCCTGTAAATTGTACGAATCCTTAATACCGATAACACTAAAATGATTAGTTGAATGGACAAAGCTATAAACTGAATCTGTCATAGGGCCATTAATTATTACTAATCGAACTGATTAACCAGTAGTAGTATGTACTATTAGTCAGTAAGTGACGTGATATGAAGCATGGATGTAGTAATTTAATGTGACATGATGGAACACTGGATACATCAATTGATAGCAAATGTGAGACGGGATGTTTCACACTGCCTGTAAATTGAACGAATCTTTAATACCGATAACACTAAAATGATTGGTTGAATGGACAAAACTATAAACTGAATCTGTCATAGGGCCATAATTATTACTAATAGAACTGATTAACCAGTAATAGTATGTACTATTAGTCAGTAAATGACGTGATATGAAGCAGCACTGGATGTAGCAATTTAATGTGACATGACGGAACACTGGATACATCAATTGATAGGAAATGTGGGATGGGATGTTTGACGCTGCCTGTAAAATTGTACGAATCTTTAATACCGATAACACTAAAAGATTGGTTGAATGGACAAAGCTATAAACTGAATCTGTCATAGGGCCATTAATTATTACTAATAGAACACGGCCTAATACTTCTGCCACACCAAGAGGCCGCAAAATCACATTCAATTGATGGGATATTTCACGTAGCTTGTAAATTGTAAAGGTGATCACCGCACACATTACATCAGACGGCTCAAAAAATAAGGCAGACGTGGCCACACCGAGAGGATATAGCAATTTAATGTGACATGACGGAACACTGGATACATCAATTGATAGCAAATGTGGGATGGGATGTTTGACGCTGCCTGTAAATTGTACGAATCTTTAATACCGATAACACTAAAATGATTGGTTGAATGGATAAAGCTATAAATTGAATCTGTCATAGGGtcattaattattactaatAGAACGCGGCCTAATACTTCTGCCACACCGAGAGGCTGCAAAATCACATTCAATTTACACGTTCAATTGATGAGATGTTTCACATAGCTTGTAAATTGTAAAGATGATCACCGCACACATCACATCAGACGACTAAAAAAATAAGACAAACGTGGCCACACCGAGAGGCCACGAAATCGGCACGGCCTAATACTTCTAATTGTTGTTTTCACATGATCTAGGCTAGAAAGTTATAGTATATCATAAGCTAGGAGACCATGCTATTTAGGAGGGTTGACTCACTCGAGCCTTTTGGTATGGTCCTTTGAGAGGCCAAGAAAAAATTGACAACTCATTTTCGGAACAGAAAAAGTGTCAACTTCCTGCACAAATGGTTTGACTCGATATCATTTTGGATAGATCTTAAATGTCTTCATTAAACAATAAATATTAGTTTGATTTAAGTCTTGTGATAATAGatactactccctccgttcaaaCATAgtaggtgtttttttttttgaaaaagttaaaCTTTATGTACTTcgactaacatttaatcaaattataataatatctagtgtataaaaattatacaactatatttataatttaataTGATTTCACaatatatagattttgtagtaTAAATGATacattttgtgagaaaaacttaatcaaaatctaactttGCAAATCGAGTCTAAAAAAATAGGTCTACTATTTCTTAATACAAGGAGCACTAAAAAACACCAACCACAATCGACTCATTACAATCAGTTCTTTGGGATCTGATTCAGATTTAATAGCAGAATTGGCTCAAGGCTGGAATCGATTCGGACGCTCAAGCCAGCTATGAACCAATTCTGATGAAACTTATCAGATTTGGTTCAAGTCTAGAAATGATTCTGATACATGAGAATCGGTTCTAGCATGACACCTTAGGACCATGTGATAGTAAAGATTAAATCATATATGTGATTCAGAGTttatatgaattagttatgaattttacaagttttaatGAATTGTTTGAAAAATTAATACTACAGATGATCAACTTAAACACATGCCTACATTATTAGTAGTATCACTACACCAGAACTTTCTATCAGTGGCAGTTCAAAATTGCCATCAATGGCGAATTTTGAATCGCTACTGATTACTTGGtacagactatcagtgctacATATAGAACATGTACTGAAAATTAGCATCGGTGCTAGTTCATGGATAAAACCGGCAAAGATAGTCGACCTAGCACTACCGGTTGGTTTTACCAACCAGCAGTAATAAGTGGAGTATTACTGCCGGTTGGTTATACCAATCGATACTTATAGTGTTTTCCGTCCTTTTTAAATTTTGGCTGTTCTTGTTAATAGTGTATGATATATTTACAgacacacacatataaatttaattcaagagatatcaagtttcatcgcaagatatatacataagcatatataaatttaagtcatcaaacatcaagtctcatcacaatatatatacactgcatacatatcaagtttcgtTACAGCAAGGATAAgaagtttaagatttcttgctaATTGAAGGGTCTGAACTCTGTCTTTGCTTGTGAGATGAAATTAACGAGATTGACCAACCAAGTTCATGGTACTCGCCGGTTTGTCTGATGACTTCGTCGTTGATGAActcgacaagttgttcttgaagtgtgtTGATTTTAATAGGCAAGAGTCGATTTGTGGCCAACTTGGGGAGCTACAAtttcaaaaattgaagaaatcaatccttatgagcatgtatcgaacctgaaaattagtcatcaatatgtataccgcctacctcaACATTGTTCACCTGGAGTGACGAGTCTTCGGTTAATCcttgcatgaattccattacataaaaatcacataattgTTATCCGagccctgcttcctacaaggaaagtcataACGGACTATCCAATCTTTCATGTATGGCcagtgtctaacactcttcttgatgtatcacggtatactctgtatgtgtgtgattattactgtAAGTAcattagattcaatcaaatcaaagatTATAATAGCAATAACAAAATAATcgagtttacctttgtagcaagtcaatgacaggttggtaggtttcttttttattattttgtgagtccaaggtcctgatcttgctaatgtctgacTACATGATCAGGAGGATCTAGTAAAAACTGTACATAGGTCATCATAGGTTAGTTGATCCTAATTTTTAAcgttgtattgctcaaaaagagtagaacattcatggaggaaaacacatacccaaagtaatagggtaaaagtatgtatttctttaattgtagctccagaataaACTACAATGCATAGTCCTTGATTTCTTTTGGTATGCTTTGGACCGTTGTCAGGTTTACTTTATGTGGGTCAATAAATCCCACATGGTGGATACCTTTCATCCTGCATTtgtgtacctccattctacataagaaataagttaagacattcaatctaatgatacaaaaatatatactataaattatatgtatatgacacttacagagtccaacaactcatgATAGATACGTCAAGCGCATCTTGTTGGTACACTTGATATATTTCCTCGAATAATATCAAAATAGTGTCATCCTTGTGGAGGAAATCTCGATGCTTGTATCTGGCCTTGAGCATTTGTTTACCTTGCATtgactcattcatgtaccatGTATGGAATTTTTGAAGTTGAAATGTTAGGTTTTTCCACACATCTGGAGCGACCAAAAGTTCACTCATCTTAAATTCCCATCTCTCGATTGCTTTTGGTGCCAAGGACTCGTCTAGAAGTTGCTCTCTTGTCATTTAGGATTCTttaagaaatctttctaaattttgttctGGTAGTATCTGTTCGATCGTAGACTCCTTCAAGAATTTCTTGCTACTGATGTGCTCATAGTCTAATGTATGCATAGGCTCAACAGGTTTTGCCATCTTTAAGAAAAACTTATGTGTTTCTGCAtgattggtattttcttctAAGGCTCTGGATTTTGTAAGAATTTCTTAATACTAACATCCACTATCGCTCTGGTTTCCTCTGTAGTTTGTTCaaaaggcaacttctcaggtgttgccaccttcttaggtggCCTTTTCTTTTAAGGTGAAGTCGatttctgagatgaactcaaattcttagattaTGCATGTGATGTCAACTTtcgagggggaggagttggctctatTGGTAGCAGTGGTGGCGACTTCcaagggggaggagttggctctcttggtggcagtGGTGGTGAGTTCCATGGGGAAGGAGATGGAGATCTACTTGGTGACGGTGGCTGTGGCGGCGACTATGGTGGGTCTGACTCTGCATCAGGCGACTCATCTATCTcttcttcaaacactatgtagcgcttgtgccaaATAATAACACCACCTAcatttgatccgagcctcttggaacctgTCTTTTTAGGATAATCCATGTCAATTTTACAGTACGACTTTCGTAcagagtccacgtggaccttggcGTATCCCCACAGTATTAGgagatcgttgaagagagccCCTTGCATGCATTGGTCAACCTGCCTCATAGCCACCATGGCGataatgttcaaggtgggcataacaagcttgcacactttgctttctgtgatgtcgtccatggCGTAATGGACCAATTATTCTTCTAGAAACCCTTTGGACGTGCTGCTGCTCCGAAGACCACTAGGGCTcaaaacattatctttggctTACTGCTGCCTGTTTCCTTGCTGAAGTGGTTCTTTGATTTTGGCATCTATCATCCATCGCTCTTATACAAGTTCTTGTACTAAAGCAACACCTCTACCAATTCTGCTTTGGTTCTCTTCTGACTCATGTAACTTTTGGTGTCTTGTGGGAATCTCTCTTTCCAAGGTACCACACCCTTACTTCTGGTGTGGCCTAGGTATTCCTTGGTTCGTAGTGCCAAAGTTAgctggtctttctccctttctggcttgaaagagccttgaaAAGACTAGGTGTGGGTATCTGCAATTCTTTGAGTCACTTCATGTTCTCTGTCACTTTTGAACATTAGGTTGCCCTCTGCcgacaaagtcacccctctcacgtacagatagtgctttgCTCGTTCAATCCAGTAGGTCATCgcaggtgtggcaccactgtaGGTTACTTGTTGttccatctcttcccacttgtcatatttcctcacatacccacACGAGCCAGTTTTGTGAGGGTATAAGTTTTTGTGGGAGTTGGTCTTGTTTGCCTCACTTAGCTGTTGTGCTTCCTCTAACAGCTTGTTctctatgaaatcattccaaatGGTTCCATCATTGGATAATCCTCCCATTTCATTGTTTGGCCCttaagtaataatttctccacagcttacccttgaa
This region includes:
- the LOC133909862 gene encoding agamous-like MADS-box protein AGL80, with the translated sequence MARKKVNLQWIANDSTRRATFKKRRMGLMKKVSELATLCGAKACVVVYGEGEAQPEVWPSVPDAKRILNRFKAMPELSSLKRMHNQEDFLRSRISKLHDQVCKSYRENRDRETSYLLHETMVRHRPGFVGVTVEELSNLCWMVERKIKIVKERLQQLVVRQGAPLEPPLPSVRSSSQPLFPHTSTEIYTPEPAEEPRPQPQQQEWRLMHRARNEGELGAAVCSTFACSSSNTCAAGLSGASTSGGWGDMMQSSNLAGSGFSWSWNPFHPME